In Fimbriiglobus ruber, a genomic segment contains:
- a CDS encoding WD40 repeat domain-containing serine/threonine protein kinase: MPPPTSASLHSFLLGTLPTEEAARIAAWVADDPGAAQALRDTLADDALTGILTSTAQIQQPHPPAVENVIRTVTHALGINPPEVVPPPERIGGYRVVRELGRGGMGVVYEAVDDQLHRRVAIKRMSAALAANESGRQRFLREGRACAALKSDHVVTIYQVGEDAGTPFLAMEYLEGATLEEWLRGRPGSATTDQVLWVARDVLTGLAAAHAKGLVHRDIKPTNLWVEQDTGRVKLLDFGLTRGPLEGEPITSEGALVGTPAYMAPEQAAGTPPDARADLFSVGVVLYRMLAGRSPFQRESVYATLSALATETPESVQGVPEALSNWIAQLMAKTPAARPPEAKTALAELHELEQLPKAEPATEPARSPRRPRRKWLVAAGFLGALAASAFAAQWIIIRDKDGNPTAKVKLNPGDKPLIVEAAGKELPLVPTPDVQKKDKSPVPLSPSANPFDRLDPAKIPAEERFPWQPKELVAVIGSHARRVWGHHPEIGISPGGKYVAVTPGSDGHAPSVIWDIASRQIKWQIPSYESNNYWCSPRFASESRLVTGRHWNGNYIQPNDFIEDKVVFHGWLEGGDTVEVLESGKTLAATENYGNPLFLDVSESKPRPVGTRLPTRGRVLFATITSLMVYITPAGEVRKASIRNAKLQDDERLKITLAEGDTPTTISANGRLLAVLAKNQIHVWDIAQNPPQIRQRLTDKDITDVALNFTSQFHLSPNGRWLAAVGTNGKGQVIRIDNMRPQLMGNFELTSGIYTPSAVAFIPDERQLIVADSAGLVRFWDLSEGAPKELSPFDPSSAFTADETNLEDNNGRLLLRRTDRSLQLWDLTKDMPHPVEELGNRLSLLGLEGFSQPGPGNGWLVVQASTENPFRLVNFQDGYWKKIKEPFGETFRAARLSADRQNLFVLPSRPKNDLLVCWNSGANPPIQRWTITIPSSEDKKRNPDPICISPDGKLLALPIYHDPGAGGKSFLQLWRIVDPKPELVGTLPFPANFPRHCLMFAPDNRHLCYLKEDLTVAVIDLTGPIPREIGPLITGATDGIFSLSFGPYGRVAWSTKNGVGISDIKGIGDLIPRKPLWTWLTSPGTVRAVRYTPDGRYLLTGNANNTIYVLRLPPLAVGP, from the coding sequence ATGCCCCCACCCACCTCCGCCAGCCTCCACAGCTTCCTCCTCGGCACCCTTCCGACGGAGGAAGCCGCTCGGATCGCCGCCTGGGTCGCAGACGACCCGGGCGCGGCCCAGGCTCTGCGCGACACCCTTGCCGACGATGCCCTCACTGGCATCCTCACGTCCACCGCTCAAATCCAACAGCCGCACCCGCCCGCGGTCGAAAACGTCATCCGCACGGTAACCCACGCTCTCGGGATCAATCCGCCCGAAGTGGTTCCACCGCCCGAGCGGATCGGTGGATATCGAGTCGTCCGCGAACTCGGGCGTGGTGGAATGGGCGTCGTGTATGAAGCCGTGGACGACCAACTCCACCGTCGGGTCGCGATCAAGCGCATGAGCGCGGCCCTTGCGGCCAACGAAAGCGGACGCCAGCGATTTCTCCGGGAAGGTCGGGCCTGTGCCGCCCTCAAGTCAGACCATGTCGTCACCATTTACCAAGTCGGCGAAGACGCCGGTACTCCGTTCCTGGCGATGGAATACTTGGAGGGCGCCACGCTGGAAGAATGGCTTCGTGGTCGTCCCGGGTCTGCGACGACTGATCAGGTGCTGTGGGTCGCTCGGGATGTGTTGACAGGATTGGCAGCCGCCCACGCCAAGGGGTTAGTTCACCGGGACATCAAGCCGACAAATCTGTGGGTGGAACAGGACACAGGCCGGGTGAAACTACTCGATTTCGGCCTCACCCGTGGGCCGCTAGAGGGAGAACCCATCACCAGCGAAGGGGCTCTCGTCGGCACCCCGGCATATATGGCCCCGGAACAGGCAGCGGGGACACCACCCGACGCCCGGGCCGACTTGTTTTCCGTGGGCGTCGTTCTGTATCGGATGTTGGCCGGCCGGTCGCCGTTCCAACGGGAGTCGGTTTACGCCACGCTATCCGCCTTGGCGACCGAGACCCCGGAATCGGTGCAAGGCGTGCCAGAGGCATTGTCGAACTGGATCGCCCAACTGATGGCGAAAACCCCAGCGGCGCGCCCCCCGGAGGCAAAGACGGCGCTGGCCGAGTTGCACGAACTCGAGCAGCTGCCTAAAGCGGAACCGGCGACAGAACCTGCGAGGTCGCCTCGTCGCCCCCGGCGCAAGTGGCTGGTCGCCGCGGGGTTTCTCGGGGCGCTCGCGGCATCCGCTTTCGCGGCGCAATGGATCATCATCCGGGACAAAGACGGCAATCCGACGGCCAAGGTAAAACTCAACCCGGGTGACAAGCCGTTGATCGTGGAAGCCGCTGGGAAAGAACTGCCGCTCGTTCCGACCCCGGATGTGCAGAAGAAGGACAAATCTCCCGTTCCATTATCTCCGAGCGCCAACCCGTTCGACCGTCTTGATCCAGCTAAGATCCCAGCCGAAGAGCGATTTCCGTGGCAGCCGAAGGAACTCGTCGCAGTCATCGGCAGTCACGCCCGGCGGGTATGGGGGCACCATCCCGAAATCGGTATCAGTCCGGGTGGGAAGTACGTTGCTGTTACACCTGGTAGCGATGGACATGCACCGAGTGTGATCTGGGACATAGCAAGCCGGCAGATCAAATGGCAAATACCGTCTTATGAGTCTAACAATTATTGGTGCAGTCCCCGGTTCGCGTCTGAAAGCCGGTTAGTGACGGGGCGGCACTGGAATGGCAACTATATTCAGCCCAATGATTTTATCGAAGACAAGGTCGTATTTCATGGATGGCTCGAAGGGGGCGATACTGTTGAGGTGCTTGAAAGTGGAAAGACACTCGCGGCGACGGAAAACTACGGCAACCCGCTGTTCTTGGACGTATCCGAATCGAAGCCGCGACCTGTCGGAACCCGACTACCGACCCGAGGCAGAGTTTTGTTTGCCACCATTACTAGTCTCATGGTTTATATCACACCCGCGGGAGAAGTTCGCAAAGCGAGTATTCGAAATGCCAAATTGCAAGACGACGAAAGACTCAAGATCACATTAGCCGAGGGGGATACTCCGACGACGATATCTGCAAACGGTCGGCTGCTGGCAGTTTTGGCGAAGAATCAGATACACGTCTGGGACATTGCTCAAAATCCACCACAAATACGACAACGCCTCACCGATAAGGATATCACTGATGTGGCCCTCAACTTCACTAGCCAATTTCACCTGTCTCCCAATGGACGCTGGCTAGCAGCTGTTGGTACAAATGGGAAAGGTCAGGTGATACGGATCGACAATATGCGACCTCAATTGATGGGTAATTTCGAACTAACTTCAGGAATTTATACACCATCTGCCGTCGCATTTATTCCGGACGAGAGACAACTGATTGTCGCCGATTCTGCCGGACTGGTGCGATTCTGGGATCTGTCCGAGGGCGCCCCAAAGGAACTTTCTCCATTCGATCCCTCGTCCGCATTCACGGCGGATGAAACGAATTTAGAAGACAACAACGGTCGCTTATTGCTCCGCCGAACGGACCGAAGCCTCCAGCTTTGGGATTTGACAAAAGATATGCCGCATCCAGTCGAGGAACTGGGAAACCGACTGTCACTTCTTGGTCTCGAAGGCTTCAGCCAACCTGGACCTGGGAACGGGTGGCTGGTCGTTCAAGCTTCTACGGAAAATCCGTTTCGCCTCGTAAATTTTCAAGACGGATACTGGAAGAAAATAAAGGAGCCGTTTGGAGAGACTTTTAGGGCTGCCCGCTTGTCGGCTGATAGACAAAACCTTTTTGTTCTCCCAAGTCGTCCCAAAAACGATCTCCTCGTTTGTTGGAATTCCGGAGCTAACCCGCCCATACAACGGTGGACAATTACAATTCCAAGTAGTGAAGACAAAAAACGCAATCCCGATCCGATCTGCATTTCGCCTGATGGGAAATTACTAGCTTTGCCAATTTATCATGACCCGGGTGCGGGCGGAAAAAGTTTCCTTCAGCTCTGGCGAATCGTCGATCCAAAACCCGAACTTGTGGGAACTCTTCCTTTTCCGGCCAATTTTCCACGTCATTGTCTCATGTTCGCGCCGGACAATCGTCATCTTTGTTATTTAAAAGAAGACCTGACCGTTGCTGTAATCGATCTCACAGGACCGATTCCCCGCGAAATCGGACCTCTTATTACAGGTGCGACTGACGGAATCTTTTCGCTTTCGTTCGGCCCATACGGACGTGTAGCGTGGAGTACGAAGAACGGCGTGGGGATCTCAGATATCAAAGGCATCGGCGATTTGATCCCACGAAAGCCATTATGGACCTGGCTTACGTCACCCGGCACCGTGCGGGCCGTCCGGTACACCCCTGATGGTCGTTACCTGCTGACCGGCAACGCGAACAACACCATCTACGTCCTCCGGCTCCCTCCCTTGGCCGTGGGCCCGTGA
- the gatB gene encoding Asp-tRNA(Asn)/Glu-tRNA(Gln) amidotransferase subunit GatB, producing the protein MAEPYKIVVGLEVHVQLLTKTKLFCGCLNKFGQAPNTATCPVCLGMPGSLPVMNRTAFQLALRAALALNCQIAGFTKWDRKNYYYPDLPKNYQISQYDLPFSHDGWLDINVHPDPKKGHTAKRIGIIRAHLEEDAGKSMHDETGRGGNSLVDLNRTGTPLLEIVSHPDMNTPEEAIAYLEEVRLMLRELGVSDCEMQEGSLRCDANVNIHIPKADEPNGYAATPLVEVKNLNSFRAVGRAIKYEAERHHEEYQKHPADFVFGKLLKTTAGWDDAKGRTEVQRHKESAADYRYFPEPDLVPVVVTPVEVEAVRAAMGELPSAQRTRLQSQYSLSQYDAEVLAAKGRTMVAYFEAVAAGLGDGKAASNRLSDLVFPALTERHEEITEFPLKAAAFADFVKKTAALPKQDRLTVFKIVLEENVDVETAKGKAGIKEVDESTLREAVAKAVAANPKAVADFKSGKDAAKMSIVGAVMKANKGAPNDVVRRLVDEELARV; encoded by the coding sequence ATGGCCGAGCCGTACAAGATCGTGGTCGGGCTGGAAGTCCACGTCCAACTGCTGACCAAAACCAAGCTGTTTTGCGGGTGCCTGAACAAGTTCGGGCAGGCGCCGAACACGGCTACGTGCCCGGTCTGCCTGGGCATGCCGGGGTCGTTGCCGGTGATGAACCGGACGGCCTTCCAGCTCGCCCTCCGGGCCGCCCTTGCGCTCAACTGCCAGATCGCCGGGTTCACCAAGTGGGACCGCAAGAACTACTACTACCCGGACCTGCCCAAGAACTACCAGATCAGTCAGTACGACCTGCCGTTCAGCCACGACGGCTGGCTCGACATCAACGTCCACCCGGACCCCAAGAAGGGCCACACGGCCAAGCGGATCGGCATCATCCGCGCCCACCTCGAAGAGGACGCCGGCAAGTCGATGCACGACGAGACCGGCCGCGGCGGGAACTCCCTGGTCGACCTGAACCGGACCGGCACGCCGCTCCTGGAAATCGTCTCCCACCCGGACATGAACACGCCCGAGGAGGCGATCGCGTACCTGGAAGAAGTCCGCCTCATGCTCCGCGAACTCGGCGTCTCCGACTGCGAAATGCAGGAAGGCAGCCTGCGGTGCGACGCGAACGTGAACATCCACATCCCCAAGGCGGACGAACCGAACGGGTACGCAGCCACGCCGCTCGTCGAGGTAAAAAACCTGAACAGCTTCCGGGCCGTCGGTCGGGCGATCAAGTACGAGGCCGAACGGCACCATGAGGAATACCAAAAGCACCCGGCCGACTTCGTGTTCGGCAAGCTACTCAAAACGACAGCCGGCTGGGACGACGCGAAGGGCCGGACCGAGGTCCAGCGGCATAAAGAATCGGCCGCTGACTACCGGTACTTCCCCGAGCCCGACCTGGTGCCTGTGGTGGTGACGCCAGTCGAGGTCGAGGCAGTCCGGGCGGCGATGGGCGAACTGCCGTCGGCCCAGCGGACCCGCCTGCAATCGCAGTACAGCCTCTCGCAATACGACGCCGAGGTGCTGGCGGCCAAGGGCCGGACGATGGTGGCGTACTTCGAAGCGGTCGCGGCCGGACTGGGCGACGGGAAGGCCGCGAGCAACCGGCTCAGCGACCTCGTCTTCCCGGCCCTGACCGAGCGGCACGAGGAGATTACCGAGTTCCCGCTCAAGGCCGCCGCGTTCGCCGACTTCGTGAAGAAGACGGCCGCCCTGCCGAAGCAGGACCGGCTGACCGTGTTCAAAATCGTTCTCGAAGAAAACGTCGATGTCGAGACGGCCAAAGGCAAGGCCGGCATCAAAGAGGTGGACGAATCGACCCTCCGGGAAGCGGTCGCGAAAGCGGTCGCCGCTAACCCCAAGGCGGTGGCCGACTTCAAGAGTGGCAAGGACGCAGCCAAGATGTCGATCGTTGGCGCGGTGATGAAGGCGAACAAAGGCGCCCCGAACGACGTGGTCCGCCGGCTGGTGGACGAGGAACTGGCACGGGTGTAA
- a CDS encoding DUF1552 domain-containing protein: protein MKFTKITHPLSRRAFLRGVGVTMALPWLESVPVWGDDKSKTASSEPPVRFACLFSGNGYHSKEWWAKGEGKNMELGKVLEPLLPVREKLLFLRGLYNQEALIGGIHSCQTGNLLTGAHLAPAGEIKSGVSCDQVLAERLKNQTKVPSLVLGCEPSIAAIHKNYSMIYSSHISWSSPTTPTPLELYPALAFDRLFRDEVGRADKSVLDAVTEDTRGLRNAVSKSDQRRLDEYLSSVREVEQRIEQAGKAGRLQGWRPTLAKPDVPRPADGIPQDIDQHMRLMCDILVLAFRTDTTRVCTLKLNNDHSSLRFPNLKVDYMIHHLLSHTDGADWLKVNQFFTQQLAYIATKLDQVQEGDRTLLDNSMILMMSSMMTGNHNNDQLPVVMVGRGGGQIKTGRTLDYQGKPNRKMCSLYLSLLDKAGVHLDSFGDSKERLAEI, encoded by the coding sequence ATGAAGTTCACGAAGATCACCCATCCGCTCTCCCGCCGGGCGTTCTTGCGGGGCGTCGGCGTCACGATGGCCCTGCCGTGGCTGGAGTCGGTTCCGGTGTGGGGCGACGACAAGTCGAAGACCGCGTCCTCGGAGCCGCCGGTGCGGTTCGCCTGCCTGTTCTCCGGGAACGGGTACCACAGCAAGGAGTGGTGGGCGAAGGGCGAAGGCAAGAACATGGAACTCGGGAAGGTTCTCGAACCGCTCTTGCCGGTCCGCGAAAAGTTGCTCTTCCTCCGCGGGCTGTACAACCAGGAAGCCCTGATCGGCGGCATTCACAGCTGCCAGACCGGGAACTTACTTACCGGCGCCCACCTGGCCCCCGCCGGGGAGATCAAGTCCGGCGTCAGTTGCGATCAGGTACTCGCCGAGCGGTTGAAGAATCAGACGAAGGTGCCGAGCCTGGTGCTGGGGTGTGAGCCGTCGATCGCGGCTATCCACAAAAACTACTCGATGATCTACAGCTCGCACATCTCGTGGAGTTCCCCGACCACGCCCACGCCGCTCGAACTCTATCCCGCCCTCGCGTTCGATCGCCTGTTCCGCGACGAGGTCGGCCGGGCCGACAAGAGCGTGCTGGACGCGGTGACCGAGGACACCCGCGGGCTGCGGAACGCCGTGAGTAAGTCCGACCAGCGGCGGCTCGACGAGTACCTGTCGTCGGTCCGCGAGGTGGAGCAGCGGATCGAGCAGGCGGGCAAGGCCGGCCGGCTCCAGGGGTGGCGGCCGACGCTGGCCAAGCCGGACGTCCCCCGGCCGGCCGACGGCATCCCCCAGGACATCGATCAGCACATGCGGCTCATGTGCGACATCCTCGTCCTCGCCTTCCGCACCGATACCACGCGCGTCTGCACCCTCAAGCTCAACAACGACCACTCGTCGCTCCGCTTCCCGAACCTGAAGGTGGACTACATGATCCACCACCTCCTGTCGCACACCGACGGGGCCGACTGGTTGAAGGTGAACCAGTTTTTCACGCAACAACTGGCCTACATCGCTACGAAGCTCGATCAGGTGCAGGAAGGCGACCGCACGCTGCTCGACAACAGCATGATCCTGATGATGTCGAGCATGATGACTGGGAACCACAACAACGACCAGTTGCCGGTGGTGATGGTCGGCCGCGGCGGCGGCCAGATCAAGACCGGCCGCACCCTGGACTACCAGGGCAAGCCGAACCGCAAGATGTGCAGCCTTTACCTGTCACTCTTGGACAAGGCCGGCGTCCACCTCGACAGCTTCGGCGACTCGAAGGAGCGTCTGGCCGAGATTTAA
- a CDS encoding SMI1/KNR4 family protein yields the protein MPGWSRGAISFQSKPSDISDAATKCGESLPCVPEGMPSSPRAAHRGSRSTYLVACSVGSQSPRWGKKRKKLGTPNRWSMTIIRQPVQPLPRMKQNALKWPSVFDETYPEAGASGATLAGFAESVGEPLRAAEITTINRRQQNPFPASDSLHAAYRPFDPERWILPWGPLPSLYLDFLKWSNGGEFRTGQRWFQFFPALDALRSVRSMLLGYNVPQYMPGALPIAFNGGGTFYLFDMRESAIGDEYPVVCAHSGNLGWRADQSVRVADSFLNACRGTVDIDDLR from the coding sequence ATGCCTGGCTGGTCGCGCGGAGCCATTTCTTTTCAATCGAAGCCAAGCGATATTTCGGACGCCGCGACGAAGTGTGGTGAAAGTCTGCCGTGTGTCCCAGAAGGTATGCCATCTAGCCCACGAGCCGCCCACCGTGGTAGTCGGTCCACGTATCTTGTTGCCTGTAGTGTGGGCAGTCAGTCCCCGAGATGGGGGAAAAAAAGGAAAAAATTAGGTACACCTAACAGATGGTCGATGACCATAATTCGACAACCGGTCCAACCGCTGCCGCGAATGAAACAGAATGCGTTAAAATGGCCATCAGTCTTCGACGAGACCTACCCCGAAGCTGGGGCTTCTGGGGCGACTCTTGCAGGGTTTGCTGAGTCCGTCGGGGAACCGCTCCGAGCAGCCGAAATTACGACGATCAATCGGAGACAACAGAATCCGTTTCCTGCCAGTGACTCGCTTCATGCCGCTTACCGCCCGTTCGATCCCGAACGTTGGATTCTCCCCTGGGGACCGCTCCCGAGCCTGTATCTGGACTTTTTGAAGTGGTCGAACGGAGGCGAGTTTCGCACCGGGCAGCGCTGGTTTCAGTTTTTTCCGGCGCTCGACGCCTTGCGGAGCGTGCGGTCGATGTTACTCGGGTACAACGTGCCCCAGTACATGCCCGGGGCACTCCCGATCGCTTTTAACGGCGGCGGGACGTTTTATCTATTCGACATGCGTGAGTCGGCGATCGGAGACGAGTACCCGGTCGTCTGCGCCCACTCCGGCAACCTGGGTTGGCGGGCCGACCAGAGCGTGCGAGTAGCGGACTCATTCCTGAACGCTTGCCGGGGCACGGTAGACATCGACGATCTGCGATAG
- a CDS encoding Clp protease N-terminal domain-containing protein has translation MLGWLFQRMSAFPPANAATVDELLPLAQYEAVTYGQEFIGTQHLLLALTRLVDRAAGRALSAVGVTRQRLQVALADDLKGDPGEVLTGPLPITPTARRAIAWAADEARARQAPVAEPEHLLLALMADGIGLAALIRLGVDLERLGELLVTDRPNG, from the coding sequence ATGCTCGGCTGGTTATTTCAGCGCATGAGTGCCTTCCCGCCAGCGAACGCGGCCACGGTCGACGAGTTGCTGCCGCTCGCCCAATATGAGGCCGTAACCTACGGGCAGGAGTTTATCGGCACACAACATCTGCTGCTCGCCCTCACCCGGCTCGTGGACAGGGCCGCCGGCCGCGCCTTGTCCGCGGTCGGAGTCACCCGGCAGCGGCTGCAGGTCGCTCTCGCTGACGACCTGAAAGGTGATCCTGGCGAGGTTCTGACGGGCCCGCTGCCGATCACGCCAACGGCTCGCCGGGCGATTGCGTGGGCGGCGGATGAGGCCCGTGCCCGCCAAGCACCGGTCGCGGAGCCGGAACACTTGCTCCTGGCCCTGATGGCCGACGGGATCGGATTGGCCGCCCTTATCCGCCTCGGCGTCGACCTGGAACGCCTCGGTGAGTTGTTGGTGACGGATCGGCCAAATGGCTAA
- a CDS encoding C2 family cysteine protease, with the protein MASPSILYALQSGNLYRVAGALAGPGQWTDLNGGIQSFAMASPSTLYALQSGNLYRVDGALAGPGQWTDLNGGVQSLNDVPVANVPYIPANGILFGPDGPSYLDVQQGNENDCWLIASLAEVAARAPLEIEKMFTYIGTEEENGSVVGLYTVRFFNNSGTPEYVTIDTELPAGGSYYDRPTNGVLWVALAEKAYAAANAAGFVTTCYKNVNSYDALGNLNNSGGLSSWALQAITGQTIGSTTNLNNVASDWNAGSLIVLGTSKNKPTDSDKAIEADHAYAVVGYDESSGMFLIMNPWGTDSAGWAPGLDNQVYGLFSTSQEVLLQNFSEEFNGISTASGLAQASLNPIGLTVQWSYTANPPTAGANMQEEPDSVSENRSCLEFNSLQTKGIAEPTEASFSIDNPQSGLLKRWHFEVDYEM; encoded by the coding sequence CTCGCCGGACCGGGGCAGTGGACCGATCTAAATGGAGGGATTCAGTCATTCGCCATGGCTAGCCCGAGTACTTTGTACGCCCTCCAGTCCGGAAACCTGTACCGGGTTGACGGGGCATTGGCCGGGCCCGGTCAGTGGACCGATCTGAACGGCGGGGTTCAGTCACTAAATGACGTCCCCGTTGCAAATGTGCCGTACATACCAGCAAACGGAATTCTATTTGGTCCTGATGGTCCTTCCTACCTAGATGTTCAACAGGGCAACGAGAACGACTGCTGGCTGATCGCAAGTCTAGCTGAAGTAGCAGCCCGTGCGCCGCTGGAGATTGAGAAAATGTTCACTTACATCGGCACCGAGGAGGAAAATGGATCGGTCGTAGGACTGTACACTGTCCGTTTCTTCAACAACAGCGGTACGCCAGAATATGTCACTATTGACACGGAACTACCAGCTGGAGGATCCTATTACGATCGCCCCACCAACGGCGTCTTGTGGGTGGCCTTGGCCGAAAAAGCTTATGCTGCTGCAAATGCCGCAGGATTCGTGACAACCTGTTACAAGAATGTGAACTCCTACGATGCCCTCGGCAACCTGAATAACAGCGGCGGACTGTCGTCATGGGCCTTGCAAGCTATTACGGGGCAGACAATCGGTTCTACTACTAATCTCAACAACGTCGCTTCTGACTGGAACGCAGGATCACTGATTGTCCTGGGCACCAGCAAAAATAAGCCGACGGATTCTGATAAGGCTATCGAGGCGGATCATGCGTATGCGGTCGTTGGATATGATGAATCAAGCGGCATGTTTCTGATCATGAATCCTTGGGGAACCGATTCTGCGGGATGGGCTCCTGGTCTAGACAACCAAGTTTATGGCCTATTCTCGACCAGTCAGGAGGTCTTATTGCAGAATTTTTCCGAGGAATTCAACGGAATAAGTACAGCTTCTGGGCTAGCGCAGGCATCCCTCAATCCCATCGGACTTACCGTGCAATGGTCTTACACTGCTAACCCACCAACGGCGGGGGCAAACATGCAAGAAGAACCTGATTCGGTCAGCGAAAACAGAAGTTGTTTGGAATTCAATTCTCTCCAGACAAAAGGCATTGCTGAACCCACTGAAGCGTCTTTTTCCATTGACAATCCTCAATCTGGCCTGTTGAAACGCTGGCACTTTGAAGTTGACTACGAAATGTAA